In [Limnothrix rosea] IAM M-220, one DNA window encodes the following:
- a CDS encoding XisI protein, whose product MDDLNELKQAAIKVLQDYYDFLGQDPDSELQLIIDETNNHYLLLETGWHKNQRIYGSLIHIDLLNDKLWIQNDGTEEGIANELVKLGVSPQQIVLAFKTPERRKITDFAVA is encoded by the coding sequence ATGGATGACCTAAACGAACTCAAACAAGCCGCCATCAAAGTTTTGCAGGACTACTACGACTTTCTTGGACAAGACCCAGATAGCGAGCTACAACTGATCATCGACGAAACGAATAACCACTATCTCCTCCTCGAAACCGGCTGGCACAAAAACCAACGCATCTATGGCAGCTTGATTCATATCGATCTGCTCAATGACAAACTCTGGATTCAGAACGACGGCACCGAAGAAGGAATTGCCAACGAACTCGTTAAGCTTGGCGTTTCACCTCAGCAAATCGTTTTAGCCTTTAAGACCCCAGAACGCCGGAAAATCACAGACTTCGCAGTGGCATAA
- a CDS encoding XisH family protein → MPARDYYHETVRKALEKDGWKITHDPYRLKLTRRRNLYIDLGAEQLIAAEKDIQKIAIEVKSFRSASEMKDLEEAVGQFVLYERLLQRYEPDRKLYLAVSDDVQESIFEEEAGQVLLEDKIIRLVTFDINQEEITRWMT, encoded by the coding sequence ATGCCAGCCCGTGATTACTACCATGAGACAGTCCGCAAAGCCCTAGAAAAAGACGGCTGGAAGATCACCCATGACCCCTACCGCCTCAAACTTACCCGCCGCAGAAACCTCTACATTGACCTAGGCGCAGAACAACTCATTGCCGCAGAAAAAGACATTCAGAAAATCGCTATCGAGGTCAAAAGCTTCCGTAGTGCCTCCGAGATGAAAGACCTAGAGGAAGCCGTCGGTCAATTCGTTTTGTACGAAAGACTGCTTCAACGCTACGAACCAGACCGTAAACTGTACTTAGCAGTATCCGACGACGTACAAGAATCTATATTTGAAGAAGAAGCCGGACAAGTATTACTGGAAGACAAAATTATTCGCCTAGTTACCTTCGACATTAACCAAGAGGAGATAACCCGATGGATGACCTAA